One window from the genome of Choloepus didactylus isolate mChoDid1 chromosome 2, mChoDid1.pri, whole genome shotgun sequence encodes:
- the LOC119528192 gene encoding cerebellin-2, with product MKQSNLILPEASCPVRAQNDTEPIVLEGKCLVVCDSSPSADGAVTSSLGISVRSGSAKVAFSATRSTNHEPSEMSNRTMTIYFDQVLVNIGNHFDLASSIFVAPRKGIYSFSFHVVKVYNRQTIQVSLMQNGYPVISAFAGDQDVTREAASNGVLLLMEREDKVHLKLERGNLMGGWKYSTFSGFLVFPL from the exons ATGAAGCAAAGCAACCTTATCCTACCAG aggCCAGCTGCCCCGTGCGGGCGCAGAACGACACGGAGCCCATCGTGCTGGAGGGCAAGTGCCTGGTGGTGTGCGACTCCAGCCCGTCGGCCGACGGCGCCGTCACCTCCTCCCTGGGCATCTCCGTGCGCTCCGGCAGCGCCAAGGTGGCCTTCTCCGCCACGCGGAGCACCAACCACGAGCCGTCCGAGATGAGCAACCGCACCATGACCATCTACTTCGACCAGGTGTTAGTAAATATTGGCAACCATTTCGATCTTGCCTCCAGTATCTTCGTAGCCCCCAGAAAAGGGATTTATAGTTTCAGCTTCCACGTGGTCAAAGTGTACAACAGACAAACCATCCAGGTCAGCCTCATGCAGAACGGCTACCCAGTGATCTCAGCATTTGCAGGAGACCAGGATGTCACCAGAGAAGCCGCCAGCAACGGGGTTCTGCTTCTCATGGAAAGGGAAGACAAAGTGCATCTCAAACTGGAGAGGGGCAATCTCATGGGGGGCTGGAAATACTCCACCTTCTCTGGCTTCTTGGTTTTTCCTCTATAA